In a genomic window of Scyliorhinus torazame isolate Kashiwa2021f chromosome 5, sScyTor2.1, whole genome shotgun sequence:
- the LOC140419940 gene encoding uncharacterized protein, producing MEKPWKCEDCGKGFRAPHKLERHQSSHTGEKPFTCSQCEKGFTDISSLRKHERVHTGERPFTCSQCEKGFTDIGSLRTHERVHTGERPFTCSQCEKRFTNISSLRTHERVHTGERPFTCPQCEKGFADIGSLRRHERVHTGERPFTCPQCEKRFNYIGNLRQHERAHTGERPFTCSQCEKRFNFIGNLRRHERVHTGERPFTCSQCEKRFNVIGNLRQHERVHTGEKPFTCSQCEKGFSNIGHLRQHKRVHTGERPFTCPQCEKGFTNISSLRRHERVHTGEMPFTCSDCGKGFFQLSDLQSHQRVHTGEKPFICTVCDKGFAHSSHLLKHNVNHTKSRPFKCSDCRRGFKSSQLLMSHQRFHSEERPFSCSHCTKSFSTSSNLRRHQRGHTGESPFTSPTGKRFTRSSLAEPQRHSHQ from the coding sequence atggagaaaccatggaaatgtgaggattgtgggaagggattcagagccccacacaagctggaaaggcatcaaagcagtcacactggagagaagccgttcacctgctctcagtgtgaaaagggattcactgacattagcagcctgcggaaacacgaacgagttcacactggggagaggcctttcacctgctctcagtgtgaaaagggattcactgacattggcagcctgcggacacacgaacgagttcacactggagagaggcctttcacctgctctcagtgtgaaaagagattcactaacattagcagcctgcggacacacgaacgagttcacactggagagaggcctttcacctgccctcagtgtgaaaagggattcgctgacattggcagcctgcggagacacgaacgagttcacactggagagaggcctttcacttgccctcagtgtgaaaagagattcaattatattggcaacctgcggcaacacgaacgagctcacactggagagaggcctttcacctgctctcagtgtgaaaagagattcaatttcattggcaacctgcggagacacgaacgagttcacactggagagaggcctttcacctgctctcagtgtgaaaagagattcaatgtcattggcaacctgcggcaacacgaacgagttcacactggggagaagcctttcacctgctctcagtgtgaaaagggattcagtaacattggccacctgcggcaacacaaacgagttcacactggagagaggcctttcacctgccctcagtgtgaaaagggattcactaacattagcagcctgcggaggcacgaacgagttcacaccggggagatgccattcacctgctctgactgtgggaagggattctttcAGTTGTCCGACCTGCAgagtcaccagagagttcacaccggggagaagccgttcatctgcactgtgtgtgataagggatttgctcattcatcccacctgctgaaacacaatgtcaatcacaccaagagcaggccctttaaatgctctgactgcaggaggggtttcaaaagctctcagctactgatgtcccaccagcgctttcactctgaggagagaccgttcagctgctctcattgcacaaagagctttagtaCCTCATCCaatttgcggagacaccagcgaggtcacactggggagagcccgttcacctcgccgactgggaaaagattcactcggtcatcacttgctgagccacaacgtcactcacaccaatga